AATGTCAAAGTCATAGACGACCTTGAAAAAGGTGAATACCCTATGCCGATCATAGCGACAGATACGGATTATACTTATGTAGGGCGCATTAGAAAAGATATCTTTGCCGAGAACATACTGCATATGTGGGGTGTGGCTGACCAGGTACGTGTCGGTGCTGCGACCAATGCAGTACGGATCGCGCAGAAGTGGATCAAGTTGGAGGAAGCTGTTTGATGAAATGGTTGGAACAAAGCTTCGAGTGGAGCCTATGGGCGACCCGTTTCATGGTCCTTCTGGCTGTCATCTTTGGTCTGATAGGTGCAGTGGTACTTTTCATCGTAGCCAGCTTCGATGTCTATCATGTATCGACCTTTGTGTTTGATGTTTATGTTAACCATCTGCATCCGAACAAGTTCCACGAGAAAGTTGTTGGTGAGATCATCGGAGCAGTGGACCTCTATCTGATCGGAGTGGTAATGCTGCTCTTTTCTTTTGGGCTCTATGAGCTTTTTATCTCCGATATAGATGTGGCAAAAACGGATGATGAGAGACAGAACAAGATCCTCTCGATCCACTCGCTCGACCAGCTCAAGGACAAGATCTCCAAAGTGATCGTGATGGTTCTTGTGGTCGGTTTTTTCAAAAAAGTAGGTTTGGCAGAATACACACAGCCCTTGGAGCTGTTTTATCTGGCACTTTCGATCACTGCAGTTTCTGTAGGATTATATTTTTTAAGTAAGGTAGGAAAACATTAATGTCTAAAATATTTGTAGATGCCTGTTTAGGCAAAGAGACACCGTACACACCGGTATGGATGATGAGACAGGCAGGACGCTACCTGCCAGAGTATATGAAAGTAAGAGCAGAAGCAGGAAACTTCCTCAACTTGTGCCACGACCCTGAAAAAGCATGTGAGGTCACACTCCAGCCTGTCGATATCGTTGGTGTGGATGCCGCGATCCTTTTCTCCGATATTCTGGTTATCCCCGATGAGATGGGAATGGATCTGAGTTTTGTCAAGGGAGAAGGGCCAAAGTTCTCCGACCCTATCAAGACACTGGCCGATGTGGACAGGCTTATCGGCGGTGAAGAGGCAGCAAGCAAACTGACTTATGTATACGATACGATTAAGCTCATTAAAGAACGTCTGGTAGAGGACAAGGCCCTGATCGGCTTTACCGGCGCACCATGGACGCTGGCAACCTACATGATAGAAGGACAGGGAACCAAAACCTACAACATTTGTAAAAAGATGATGTATTCCAACCCGGAACTGCTGCATAACATTCTTGCTAAAGTGACCGAAGTCGTCAAATATTATATGGAGAAGCAGATCGAAGCAGGGATTGATGTAGTACAAATATTTGATTCATGGGCATCTGCTATTGAACCGGGTAAATATGATGAATTTTCTTGGAAATATATGGTAGAGATAGCAGATCATCTGAAATCAAAATACCCGGATACTCCTATTATCATGTTCCCTAAGGGCATCCCTGCATTCATTGAAAGAGGGCTTGTATACGGAAACTTCGATGTCTTCGGTGTAGACTGGGGAACGCCAATGGCACTGGCCAAAGAGAAACTGGGAGACCAATACGTCCTCCAGGGCAACATGGAGCCGTGTAGACTCTACAGCAAAGAAGCGACCACTGAGTGTGTAGAAGCCATTCAAAAAGTCATGGGTGGTAAACGCCACATCTTCAATCTCGGGCATGGGATACTTCCGGATGTGCCTGTTGAGAATGCCAAACACTTTGTAAGTGAGTGTCAGAGAGTGAGCGGTAAAAAGTAATAAACCTCCATTTGTCCTCAAAATGACTCCAATTTTGACCCCAAAGATTTTTTGGGGTTGACCTCCATTCTTTAAGAACAATAAATAATATTTTAGCTATATTGTAGTATATAAACCAATAAGGGCTAATATGTTATCTTTTCTTCCTCCTGCGCCATCAGATATGATGGATACTCTCAAAAGCAAATTTAGACAACGTAGAAAAGCTTTGGGTTATACACAAACCGAACTCTCTGAGCGTTCTGGTGTGAGCCTTGGGTCACTCAAACGCTTTGAGCGTTCTGGACAGATATCTTTGGAATCGCTTTTGAAGTTGGCTTTTGTTTTGGATTGTTTGGGGGATTTCTCTTCTTTGTGTGAGGTTGAGGAGGAGAGGTTTGGGAGTATTGTAGAGGTGCTAGAAAGTGGTAAATAGTAAAAACATGTGCCTGAAAGAAATGCCCTTGGGGTGCAATATGCTATATTTTGTAAGACTTTGAAAAATATATGATACTCTTTGTACAAGTGTGTAAATTGGAGATAAGAATATGAATAACCATATAGCGATATATCAAAGTGGAGAAATAGAACTTGATATATCTATCCAGGAAGAGACTATTTGGCTTACACAAAAACAGATAGTTGAGCTGTTTGATTCGAGTAAAGCAAATATTAGTGAGCATATTAAAGCCATTTTCAATAGCGATGAATTGAACAGAAGTTCAACTGTTCGGAAATTCCGAACAGTTCAAAATGAAGGCGGAAGAGAAGTTGCACGAAATATAGAACATTATAACCTTGATGTGGTTATATCAGTGGGCTAT
This DNA window, taken from Sulfurovum lithotrophicum, encodes the following:
- a CDS encoding YqhA family protein: MKWLEQSFEWSLWATRFMVLLAVIFGLIGAVVLFIVASFDVYHVSTFVFDVYVNHLHPNKFHEKVVGEIIGAVDLYLIGVVMLLFSFGLYELFISDIDVAKTDDERQNKILSIHSLDQLKDKISKVIVMVLVVGFFKKVGLAEYTQPLELFYLALSITAVSVGLYFLSKVGKH
- the hemE gene encoding uroporphyrinogen decarboxylase, which encodes MSKIFVDACLGKETPYTPVWMMRQAGRYLPEYMKVRAEAGNFLNLCHDPEKACEVTLQPVDIVGVDAAILFSDILVIPDEMGMDLSFVKGEGPKFSDPIKTLADVDRLIGGEEAASKLTYVYDTIKLIKERLVEDKALIGFTGAPWTLATYMIEGQGTKTYNICKKMMYSNPELLHNILAKVTEVVKYYMEKQIEAGIDVVQIFDSWASAIEPGKYDEFSWKYMVEIADHLKSKYPDTPIIMFPKGIPAFIERGLVYGNFDVFGVDWGTPMALAKEKLGDQYVLQGNMEPCRLYSKEATTECVEAIQKVMGGKRHIFNLGHGILPDVPVENAKHFVSECQRVSGKK
- a CDS encoding helix-turn-helix domain-containing protein, whose protein sequence is MLSFLPPAPSDMMDTLKSKFRQRRKALGYTQTELSERSGVSLGSLKRFERSGQISLESLLKLAFVLDCLGDFSSLCEVEEERFGSIVEVLESGK